In Planctomycetia bacterium, the following proteins share a genomic window:
- the pyk gene encoding pyruvate kinase, protein MIRTKIIATIGPATESVQILGDLLDAGVDVFRLNFSHGTIQQHEITYNRIRSICRQRGVAAAVMADLCGPKIRVDPVEDDAFEIQKDDEIDIVGGHIVGNASRISTNRPELVREVAVGHRVLIDDGLVRLRVISASADRLRCVCEVGGMISTRKGVNLPDSDLEMSALTQKDHEDLAWAVEHGADYIAMSFVRRAADLRELRDLLPLSEDRCRIVAKVETPLAIKHIDEIIESADVVLVARGDLGVELDLARVPLLQKQITRKCRLAGRPVIIATQMLQSMVERPTATRAEVSDVANAILDAADAVMLSAETSIGSYPIESVKMMVRIAEQTEDFLDRSGAASAEVNSLVPRVPTAVAHGANLLARELDAKLVAVWTQTGNTARLLSKCRLPSVVIGLSPDEHVCRRMAMYYGIKPVQMTRDEDVLAMLGEVDAALLSRGLAVSGDMIVVVAGTRLHQVGSTNAIFIHLVGNTPTGTPEITG, encoded by the coding sequence ATGATAAGAACAAAAATCATCGCGACGATCGGCCCCGCTACAGAGTCGGTGCAGATACTCGGCGACCTGCTCGACGCCGGCGTCGACGTCTTTCGTCTGAATTTTTCTCACGGCACGATCCAGCAGCACGAGATCACCTACAATCGAATCCGGTCCATCTGCCGCCAGCGCGGCGTGGCGGCCGCGGTGATGGCGGATTTGTGCGGGCCCAAGATTCGCGTCGATCCCGTTGAAGATGACGCCTTTGAAATCCAAAAGGACGACGAGATCGACATCGTCGGCGGTCACATCGTCGGCAACGCTTCCCGCATCTCGACCAATCGACCGGAACTCGTCCGCGAAGTCGCCGTCGGACATCGCGTTTTGATCGACGACGGGCTCGTCCGCCTCCGCGTGATTTCCGCGTCGGCGGACCGGCTCAGGTGCGTCTGCGAAGTGGGGGGCATGATCAGCACGCGCAAAGGCGTGAACCTGCCCGATAGCGATTTGGAAATGTCCGCGCTGACTCAGAAGGATCACGAGGACCTCGCCTGGGCGGTCGAGCACGGCGCGGACTACATCGCCATGTCGTTCGTGCGTCGCGCCGCCGACCTGCGCGAGCTGCGCGACTTGTTGCCGCTCTCCGAGGATCGCTGTCGCATCGTGGCCAAGGTCGAGACGCCGCTCGCGATTAAGCATATCGACGAGATCATCGAGTCGGCCGATGTCGTGCTCGTCGCCCGGGGCGACCTCGGCGTCGAGCTGGACCTCGCCCGCGTGCCGCTCTTGCAAAAGCAGATCACCCGAAAGTGCCGCCTCGCCGGTCGTCCGGTGATCATCGCCACCCAAATGCTCCAATCCATGGTGGAACGCCCGACGGCCACCCGTGCCGAGGTCAGCGACGTTGCCAACGCCATTCTCGATGCAGCCGATGCGGTCATGCTCAGCGCCGAGACGTCGATCGGGTCATATCCAATCGAATCGGTCAAGATGATGGTTCGCATCGCCGAGCAGACGGAGGACTTTCTCGATCGCTCCGGAGCCGCCTCGGCCGAGGTCAACTCGCTGGTCCCCCGCGTTCCGACGGCTGTTGCGCATGGCGCCAATCTCCTCGCCCGCGAGCTCGATGCGAAGCTCGTCGCGGTCTGGACCCAGACCGGCAACACCGCGCGGCTCCTCTCCAAGTGCCGGCTCCCCTCCGTCGTCATCGGGCTCTCACCCGACGAGCACGTTTGCCGGCGCATGGCGATGTACTACGGCATTAAGCCCGTTCAGATGACCCGCGATGAAGACGTGCTCGCCATGCTCGGAGAGGTCGACGCCGCGCTCCTCTCGCGCGGCCTCGCTGTCAGCGGCGACATGATCGTCGTGGTCGCCGGGACCCGCCTCCACCAGGTCGGCTCCACCAACGCCATCTTCATTCATCTGGTCGGAAACACCCCGACCGGAACGCCGGAGATCACCGGCTGA
- a CDS encoding cofactor-independent phosphoglycerate mutase, with product MSMKYVMILPDGAADEPIPSLGGKTIFEAAKIPNIDAIAEMGRVGTVCTVPKGFVPGSDVATMSLFGYDPRNHYTGRAPIEAVARNIPLHPEDVVFRCNFVNIDNGLMADFTAGHIRTSEAEAVLKELNAEFSGDGIVFHTGVSYRNLMILRDAETLEAACMPPHDIPGEAVADYLPKGRGGKRIREIMDKARPIVTAHDVNHVRTDLGEMPATDIWLWGQGVAPILKRFRQRFGVGGAVIAAVDLIRGLGKLLGWTVIDVPGATGYLDTDYAAKGRAAVAALDQYDFVAVHVEATDEAGHMGDAAAKLEALEKIDSLVVEPVLEKLRTFDEWRILVAPDHPTPVGKKTHTAAPPPFCMAGTGIPSGPAIVDQFCERTAKGSGLHIEAGHELMEYFLRK from the coding sequence ATGAGCATGAAATACGTCATGATTCTGCCCGACGGCGCCGCGGACGAGCCGATCCCCTCGCTCGGTGGAAAGACGATCTTCGAGGCCGCGAAGATTCCCAACATCGACGCCATCGCCGAGATGGGCCGCGTCGGAACCGTCTGCACCGTGCCAAAGGGGTTCGTGCCCGGCTCCGACGTCGCCACCATGTCGCTCTTCGGCTACGACCCGCGAAACCACTACACCGGACGGGCTCCCATCGAAGCCGTCGCCCGCAACATCCCGCTACACCCGGAGGACGTCGTCTTCCGCTGCAACTTCGTGAACATCGACAACGGCCTGATGGCCGATTTCACCGCCGGACACATCCGCACAAGTGAAGCCGAGGCCGTGTTGAAAGAGTTGAACGCGGAATTCTCCGGCGACGGGATCGTCTTTCACACCGGTGTTTCCTATCGCAACCTGATGATCCTCCGCGACGCGGAAACCCTGGAAGCCGCCTGCATGCCGCCGCACGACATCCCCGGCGAGGCCGTCGCCGACTACCTGCCCAAGGGCAGGGGCGGCAAACGCATTCGCGAGATCATGGACAAGGCCCGGCCAATCGTCACCGCTCACGACGTCAATCACGTCCGCACCGACCTCGGCGAAATGCCCGCCACCGACATCTGGCTCTGGGGACAGGGCGTCGCGCCGATTCTCAAGCGTTTTCGCCAGCGATTCGGCGTCGGCGGGGCGGTCATCGCGGCCGTCGATCTCATTCGCGGTCTCGGCAAGCTCCTCGGTTGGACGGTGATCGACGTGCCCGGCGCGACGGGTTATCTCGACACCGACTACGCAGCCAAAGGTCGTGCCGCCGTTGCGGCCCTCGACCAGTATGATTTTGTCGCCGTCCATGTCGAGGCCACCGACGAAGCCGGCCACATGGGCGATGCCGCCGCCAAACTGGAAGCGCTGGAAAAAATTGACAGCCTCGTCGTCGAGCCGGTCCTCGAAAAGCTCCGCACCTTCGACGAATGGCGGATTCTCGTCGCCCCGGACCACCCGACCCCCGTCGGAAAGAAGACCCACACGGCCGCGCCGCCGCCGTTCTGCATGGCCGGAACCGGCATTCCGAGCGGCCCGGCGATCGTGGATCAGTTTTGCGAGCGGACCGCGAAAGGAAGCGGGCTTCACATCGAGGCCGGGCACGAACTGATGGAGTATTTCCTTCGCAAGTAA
- a CDS encoding L-seryl-tRNA(Sec) selenium transferase, protein MSEHNPSDLSSIPSMTALLSAVQSDAQLSSLPRAVISNALRAVVDNLRDQLRKNEPLASGALTVAAILALAAAQIAAQRARRLTRVINATGVILHTGLGRSVLSEAAVQRLTQVASGYCSLEIDLATGERGQRGRYAEALLCQLTGAESAMIVNNNAAATMLALRGLAAGKEVIVSRGQLIEIGGSYRLPDVMSAGGSILKEVGTTNKTHLSDYEEAISDRTAMIMHVHTSNYRVVGFAESPGIAELTQLAHDNNLIMFDDLGSGALLDDEMWAREHEPTVAASLKAGADFVSFSGDKLLGGPQAGILLGNKATIDRLRRDPMARALRVDKLTLAALEATLEIYLSPDRPKAEIPTLAALSESLESVTLRAERLAKVLSDAAPSESFTVERLESFAGGGSLPARPIPTAVVRWQPSSAHRAETIVSRMRTGNPAVLARIKDAAVLFDARSLAGHELELLRDAFCAALAC, encoded by the coding sequence GTGAGCGAACACAACCCATCCGATCTTTCGAGCATCCCCTCCATGACGGCACTGCTGTCGGCGGTACAGTCCGACGCGCAGTTATCGTCGCTTCCTCGGGCAGTCATTTCCAATGCCCTGCGCGCCGTTGTCGACAACCTGCGCGATCAGCTTCGTAAGAATGAGCCGCTCGCCAGTGGAGCCCTGACCGTCGCCGCCATCCTTGCGCTGGCAGCCGCGCAGATTGCCGCCCAGCGAGCCCGGCGACTCACCCGCGTCATCAATGCGACCGGCGTCATTCTGCACACCGGCCTGGGTCGCAGCGTCCTCTCGGAAGCCGCCGTGCAGCGGCTCACCCAGGTTGCGTCGGGCTATTGCAGTCTGGAGATCGACCTGGCCACCGGCGAGCGCGGCCAGCGCGGCCGATATGCCGAGGCCCTCTTGTGCCAGTTGACCGGCGCCGAGTCGGCCATGATCGTCAATAACAACGCCGCCGCGACAATGCTCGCCCTGCGCGGACTTGCCGCGGGCAAGGAAGTCATCGTCTCACGGGGCCAGCTCATCGAGATCGGCGGTTCGTATCGACTGCCCGACGTCATGTCCGCCGGCGGTTCGATCCTCAAGGAGGTCGGCACAACCAATAAGACGCACCTCTCCGACTATGAGGAAGCCATCTCCGACCGCACGGCCATGATCATGCACGTGCATACGAGCAACTATCGCGTCGTCGGGTTCGCCGAGTCGCCCGGCATTGCTGAGCTCACGCAATTGGCCCACGACAACAATCTGATCATGTTCGACGACCTCGGCAGCGGGGCGTTGCTCGACGACGAGATGTGGGCGAGAGAGCATGAGCCCACCGTCGCGGCGAGTCTCAAGGCGGGGGCTGACTTCGTCTCCTTCTCCGGCGACAAGCTGCTCGGTGGTCCGCAGGCAGGCATCCTTTTGGGGAACAAGGCGACCATCGACCGGCTGCGGCGCGATCCGATGGCCCGCGCCCTTCGCGTCGATAAGCTGACCCTCGCCGCGCTCGAAGCGACTCTCGAAATCTATTTGTCGCCGGATCGTCCGAAAGCGGAGATACCAACCCTCGCCGCCCTGTCCGAGTCTCTCGAATCCGTCACCTTGCGTGCCGAGCGCCTCGCGAAAGTCCTTTCAGACGCCGCGCCATCGGAGAGTTTCACCGTCGAGCGCCTGGAGAGCTTTGCCGGCGGCGGATCGCTGCCCGCCCGGCCGATCCCCACCGCCGTCGTCCGCTGGCAGCCCTCGTCCGCGCATCGCGCCGAGACGATTGTCAGCCGTATGCGCACCGGCAACCCTGCCGTGCTCGCGAGAATCAAGGACGCCGCCGTTCTTTTCGATGCTCGCTCGCTCGCTGGTCACGAGTTGGAGCTCCTGCGTGACGCGTTTTGCGCCGCGTTGGCGTGTTAA
- the selB gene encoding selenocysteine-specific translation elongation factor, protein MNAAHAHRRWCILGTAGHIDHGKSALVKALTGTDPDRLPEEQQRGMTIELGFARLQLPAADGESLEVSIVDVPGHERFVRTMVAGATGIDIGMLVVAADDGVMPQTLEHIDILNFLGVRHGLIVISKQDLVGEERLAIVRQQLGEVVENTGLAKWQTLACSARTGQGLDALRDAIAHLVRSLPLRDTGDVFRIAIDRVFAVKGRGTVVTGSVLAGSAAPGASMELHPGPVACKVREVQSHGAAADVAMVGRRAALNLTGVDREAIDRGMELASPGYLTATRYLDAQVMPVLRARMPGAAGSLVWDGIKSHRRVRLCMGTRETMCVLVVIGAAEIAPGQLAFAQLRCSEPVVAEYGQRFIIRDETATHTLGGGQVVRPVSRRLRPMDPQELTAINRAMSDTVDTRVDACLQSAGFESVSPLALAARAGAATDAIAGILDQLRKSGRLIELVAGRTVHIAAVSALADRALAYLRRQHATNPLEPGLLRDRYIGWLDKRSAAGIGRVMCARLESSGDIVVRGPYVAHREFRPALSPEDAALVERLVAEISAAKFDPPAWIALKTVALLSKQRAKVMEDIARTEPRLVSFAPGQYISQEALSAFKKTVHELGRQGPFKLADVRDRLKLSRRAVQPLLEYLDKIQFTRRVGDERILIEKSA, encoded by the coding sequence ATGAACGCAGCGCATGCCCATCGTCGCTGGTGCATCCTCGGCACCGCGGGCCACATCGATCACGGCAAGTCCGCCCTGGTGAAGGCCCTCACCGGCACAGACCCCGACCGCCTCCCCGAAGAACAGCAGCGCGGCATGACCATCGAGTTGGGCTTTGCCCGATTGCAGCTTCCCGCAGCCGATGGTGAAAGCCTGGAGGTCAGCATCGTCGACGTCCCCGGCCACGAGCGATTTGTACGCACCATGGTCGCCGGCGCAACCGGCATCGACATCGGCATGCTCGTCGTGGCGGCCGACGACGGCGTCATGCCCCAGACCCTTGAGCACATCGACATCCTCAACTTTCTCGGCGTCCGTCACGGCCTCATCGTCATCAGCAAGCAGGACCTCGTCGGCGAAGAACGCCTGGCGATCGTTCGTCAGCAGCTCGGCGAGGTCGTGGAAAACACCGGCCTCGCGAAGTGGCAGACCTTGGCCTGCTCGGCGCGCACTGGTCAGGGTCTGGACGCCCTGCGCGACGCCATCGCGCATCTCGTCCGATCGCTCCCACTGCGCGATACCGGAGACGTCTTTCGTATAGCCATCGACCGCGTCTTTGCCGTCAAAGGCCGCGGCACCGTTGTCACCGGCTCCGTCCTCGCCGGCAGCGCCGCTCCCGGAGCTTCCATGGAACTCCATCCCGGCCCAGTCGCCTGCAAAGTGCGCGAGGTTCAATCGCACGGCGCGGCGGCCGATGTCGCGATGGTCGGCCGGCGCGCGGCCCTGAATCTCACCGGTGTGGATCGAGAAGCGATTGATCGCGGCATGGAGCTGGCGTCGCCCGGCTATCTCACGGCCACGCGCTACCTCGATGCGCAGGTGATGCCCGTTTTGCGCGCGCGCATGCCCGGCGCGGCAGGTTCGCTCGTCTGGGACGGCATCAAGTCGCATCGACGCGTTCGACTATGCATGGGCACCCGGGAAACCATGTGCGTCCTGGTCGTGATCGGCGCCGCGGAGATCGCCCCCGGCCAGTTGGCGTTCGCGCAATTGCGCTGCAGCGAGCCGGTCGTCGCGGAGTACGGCCAGCGATTCATCATCCGTGATGAAACGGCGACGCATACCCTCGGTGGGGGGCAGGTTGTCCGGCCGGTGTCGCGCCGTTTGCGCCCGATGGATCCGCAGGAACTGACGGCGATCAACCGCGCCATGTCGGACACGGTCGATACGCGCGTCGATGCCTGCCTGCAATCCGCCGGGTTTGAATCCGTGTCCCCGCTGGCCCTTGCCGCAAGAGCCGGCGCCGCGACCGATGCCATCGCCGGCATCCTCGACCAGCTTCGCAAAAGCGGCCGCCTCATCGAGCTGGTCGCCGGTCGCACCGTCCACATCGCCGCCGTAAGCGCCCTGGCCGATCGGGCACTGGCTTACCTGCGCCGTCAACACGCCACCAACCCGCTCGAACCGGGCCTGCTGCGCGATCGATACATCGGCTGGCTCGATAAGCGCAGCGCCGCCGGCATCGGTCGAGTCATGTGCGCCCGGCTGGAGTCATCGGGTGACATAGTCGTTCGCGGGCCCTACGTGGCCCATCGAGAATTCCGCCCGGCCCTGTCGCCGGAGGACGCCGCGCTGGTGGAGCGACTGGTCGCGGAAATCTCGGCGGCGAAGTTCGATCCCCCGGCCTGGATCGCCCTAAAAACCGTGGCGTTGCTCTCGAAGCAGCGGGCCAAAGTGATGGAGGACATCGCCCGGACCGAGCCGCGACTCGTCTCCTTCGCCCCGGGCCAGTACATATCCCAGGAGGCCCTGAGTGCATTCAAGAAAACGGTCCACGAATTAGGCCGCCAGGGACCGTTCAAGCTGGCGGACGTTCGCGACCGTCTGAAACTGTCTCGCCGGGCGGTTCAACCGCTCCTTGAATATCTGGATAAGATTCAGTTCACGCGCCGGGTCGGCGACGAACGAATCTTGATTGAGAAATCGGCGTGA